The Mucilaginibacter mallensis genome has a segment encoding these proteins:
- a CDS encoding OsmC family protein produces the protein MHTGEEAIASVTAQIGHTKYQTTISSGRHNIIVDEPETIEGGDTGMEPHGLLLGSLGSCTAITLRMYINRKMWPVDEITVNLELFKTETGVTIKRWLNFKGELSDIQKNRLLQIADACPIHKILTGSINIETAFKTGI, from the coding sequence ATGCATACAGGAGAAGAAGCTATAGCAAGCGTTACGGCGCAAATAGGGCATACAAAGTATCAAACTACCATTAGCAGCGGCAGGCACAACATTATTGTTGATGAACCGGAAACTATTGAAGGTGGCGATACCGGCATGGAACCGCATGGCTTGTTACTGGGCAGCCTGGGCAGCTGTACCGCTATTACCTTGCGCATGTACATTAACAGAAAAATGTGGCCGGTTGATGAAATTACAGTCAACCTGGAGCTGTTTAAAACCGAAACAGGTGTAACTATAAAACGTTGGTTAAACTTTAAGGGTGAATTATCCGACATTCAAAAGAACAGGCTGCTGCAGATTGCCGATGCCTGCCCAATCCATAAAATTTTGACCGGAAGTATAAATATTGAAACGGCTTTTAAAACCGGTATATAA
- a CDS encoding nucleoside recognition domain-containing protein — protein MVLNYIWIFFFLIAFIIGLVKLIFFGDTDIFKLMAEGTFESAQSAVMTIALPLVGIMSLWLGFMKIGEKAGAVNFLSRIVGPFFNRLFPEVPKNHPAVGQMMMNFSANLLGLDNAATPLGLKAMEGLQELNTDKDTASNSQIMFLVLHASGLTILPIAIIAQRAIFHSKDPTDIFIPCIVATYAATLAGLIVVSIKQKINLFDRVVLSWLLSITGVIALVIWYFAKFLNHTQVSEISGVFSNLVYLIIPVIFIVGAVRKKINVFDAFIEGAKEGFDVSVKIIPYLVGLLVAVSLFRTCGALDYLSAGFKWFFGHFDMDTRFTDVLPIAFIRPLSGSGARALMLDNLKIHGPDGFLGHISSVLYGTADTTFYIVALYFGIVNIKKTRYTIPAMLIADFVGIVTAIYMSYLFFGNLR, from the coding sequence ATGGTTCTCAATTATATCTGGATATTCTTTTTTCTGATCGCGTTTATCATAGGCCTGGTGAAGCTTATCTTTTTTGGCGATACCGATATATTCAAACTAATGGCAGAAGGTACGTTTGAATCAGCCCAATCCGCAGTAATGACCATTGCTTTACCCCTGGTGGGCATTATGTCGTTATGGTTAGGCTTTATGAAGATAGGTGAAAAAGCCGGCGCGGTAAATTTTCTTTCGCGCATAGTAGGGCCATTCTTTAACAGGCTTTTCCCCGAGGTACCCAAAAATCATCCCGCTGTTGGGCAAATGATGATGAACTTTTCAGCAAATCTGCTAGGACTTGATAATGCCGCAACCCCACTGGGTTTAAAGGCGATGGAAGGACTACAAGAATTGAATACGGATAAAGATACGGCATCCAATTCTCAGATCATGTTTTTGGTGCTGCATGCATCTGGGTTAACTATCCTGCCTATTGCCATTATTGCACAACGTGCTATTTTTCATTCTAAAGATCCAACAGATATTTTTATCCCCTGTATAGTAGCAACTTACGCGGCCACACTTGCCGGTTTAATAGTAGTATCTATTAAACAGAAAATAAACCTGTTTGATAGAGTAGTTTTGAGCTGGCTATTGAGCATTACAGGGGTAATAGCCTTAGTGATATGGTATTTTGCAAAATTCCTCAATCATACACAGGTATCCGAAATTTCAGGAGTTTTTAGTAACCTGGTTTATTTAATTATACCCGTAATTTTCATTGTCGGCGCTGTACGTAAAAAAATAAATGTTTTTGACGCTTTTATTGAAGGCGCAAAAGAAGGCTTTGATGTTTCGGTTAAAATAATTCCCTATCTGGTAGGTTTACTTGTAGCGGTAAGTTTGTTCAGGACTTGTGGCGCATTAGATTATCTTTCAGCAGGTTTTAAATGGTTTTTCGGTCATTTCGATATGGATACCCGTTTTACTGATGTATTACCAATTGCGTTTATACGCCCGTTAAGTGGTTCAGGAGCACGGGCGCTTATGCTTGATAATTTAAAAATTCATGGCCCCGATGGCTTTCTCGGGCATATATCAAGCGTACTATACGGCACAGCAGATACTACTTTTTATATCGTTGCCTTATATTTTGGCATAGTAAATATTAAAAAAACACGTTACACCATACCTGCCATGTTAATAGCTGATTTTGTGGGTATAGTAACAGCTATTTATATGTCTTATTTGTTTTTTGGGAACTTACGTTAA
- a CDS encoding DinB family protein: MSNMKDTINSLIDTIEDFLKIDQDAVDWDTKPAPDKWSKKETVGHLIDSAQINLQRFVRCTYEENFKLKYAQDEWVAAQQYQGADIKELLDLWILINRQIIRVLGYYPANRLQVSYDGDSSHTVEWVAADYVRHMKHHLAQIG; this comes from the coding sequence ATGAGCAACATGAAAGATACCATAAATAGTTTGATAGATACGATAGAGGATTTTCTGAAAATTGATCAGGATGCAGTCGATTGGGATACTAAACCAGCGCCTGATAAATGGTCGAAAAAGGAAACGGTTGGGCACCTGATTGATAGCGCGCAGATCAATTTGCAGCGCTTTGTCCGTTGTACTTATGAAGAGAATTTTAAGCTGAAATATGCGCAGGATGAATGGGTTGCCGCACAGCAATACCAGGGTGCCGATATTAAGGAACTATTGGATCTGTGGATATTGATAAACAGGCAGATCATTCGTGTATTGGGGTATTATCCAGCGAATCGCTTACAGGTGAGTTATGATGGCGATAGTAGCCACACAGTTGAGTGGGTTGCTGCAGATTATGTGCGGCATATGAAACATCATCTGGCACAGATAGGGTAA
- a CDS encoding OmpA family protein: protein MKIAILLVFLFFLSAFCYAQQEHYSTTDRDALNYYKSANQSIDDREFAIAIKQLQQALKADPNFIEAHLLLADVYRQQRQNKLAIEQYLAVTGINPDFSRAIYLKLGSLEISEAQYAQAQMSLTKYLTYPNIADQDVRNAKKMLKDCEFSIEAIKHPVSFKPINMGSEINTPNDEYLPVATADESMLIFTRKINNNEDFYKSMQVDGKWQTATYLSNQINTPNYNEGAQSISQDGKLLFFTGCDRPDGLGRCDIYIAQKKGDDWGKPYDLPPPINTPGWESQPSISADGRTLYFVSNRSGGYGGYDIWKSTISAKGWSEPENLGPNINTAYDEQSPFIHADDSTLYFCSDGWPGLGGKDLFVSHLGKDGKWQKPINMGYPINSSGDENGLTVTANGRYAYFASNNLNGYGGFDIYKFELPANVRPHMVTYVKGIITDAKDKRPLDAQVEIIDLEKNVVVYEDDSSPEHGDFLATLPPGKNYGLNISKNGYLFYSANFSLIGHEAKDPYNLTINLSPIEIGNSVVLNNIFFDTNKFDIKPDSKAELQKLIEFLNQNPNVRIEISGHTDDVGNDQLNQVLSENRAKAVYQYLIASGIKAQRLVYKGYGKTQPLVPNTSEENRSKNRRTEFKIIAK, encoded by the coding sequence ATGAAAATTGCTATTTTATTGGTATTTCTGTTTTTTCTGTCGGCTTTTTGCTATGCTCAGCAGGAACATTATTCAACAACCGATAGAGATGCATTAAACTATTACAAATCAGCCAATCAAAGCATTGATGACCGCGAATTTGCTATCGCGATCAAACAATTACAACAAGCCCTAAAGGCTGATCCAAATTTCATTGAAGCCCATCTCCTATTGGCTGATGTTTATCGCCAGCAAAGGCAAAACAAATTGGCTATTGAGCAATACCTGGCCGTTACCGGCATTAACCCCGATTTCAGCCGTGCCATATACCTTAAACTAGGCAGTCTTGAGATCAGCGAAGCACAATACGCGCAAGCGCAGATGAGCCTTACCAAATATCTTACCTATCCTAATATTGCCGATCAGGATGTTCGTAACGCTAAAAAGATGCTAAAGGATTGTGAGTTTAGCATTGAAGCTATAAAACATCCGGTATCGTTCAAACCCATAAATATGGGCTCTGAAATTAACACGCCCAATGACGAATACCTGCCTGTAGCCACAGCTGATGAAAGCATGCTGATATTTACCCGTAAAATAAATAATAACGAGGATTTTTATAAAAGCATGCAGGTTGATGGTAAATGGCAAACTGCTACCTATTTAAGCAACCAGATAAATACGCCTAACTATAACGAGGGTGCGCAATCCATATCGCAGGACGGTAAATTATTGTTTTTTACCGGTTGCGACCGCCCTGATGGCCTGGGCCGCTGTGATATTTATATAGCGCAAAAAAAAGGCGACGACTGGGGTAAACCTTATGATCTGCCCCCCCCTATAAATACGCCGGGCTGGGAATCGCAGCCATCTATCAGTGCTGATGGCCGCACACTTTATTTTGTAAGTAACCGCAGCGGCGGCTACGGCGGTTATGATATATGGAAATCAACCATAAGCGCTAAAGGATGGAGCGAACCTGAAAATCTGGGGCCCAATATTAACACGGCTTATGATGAACAATCGCCGTTTATACATGCTGATGATAGTACGCTCTATTTTTGTTCGGACGGTTGGCCCGGATTGGGTGGTAAGGATCTTTTTGTAAGTCATTTAGGAAAAGATGGCAAATGGCAAAAACCCATAAATATGGGCTACCCCATCAATTCAAGTGGCGATGAAAATGGCCTTACCGTTACGGCAAATGGCCGTTATGCTTACTTTGCCTCCAATAATCTAAATGGTTATGGCGGTTTTGACATTTATAAATTTGAACTGCCCGCAAACGTACGGCCCCATATGGTAACCTATGTTAAAGGCATAATAACCGATGCTAAAGATAAACGCCCTTTAGATGCTCAGGTTGAAATAATCGACCTTGAAAAAAATGTGGTTGTTTATGAAGATGACAGCTCGCCGGAGCATGGCGATTTCCTGGCCACGCTGCCGCCCGGGAAGAATTATGGCTTAAATATTTCAAAAAACGGGTATCTCTTTTACTCAGCCAACTTCTCATTGATCGGGCATGAGGCTAAAGACCCATACAACTTAACCATAAACCTGTCGCCTATTGAAATTGGCAATTCAGTAGTATTGAACAACATATTTTTTGATACCAATAAGTTCGATATCAAACCGGATTCAAAGGCTGAGCTGCAAAAACTGATCGAATTTTTAAATCAAAATCCTAACGTTCGCATCGAAATATCCGGCCATACTGATGATGTGGGTAATGATCAGCTTAACCAGGTGCTATCAGAAAACAGGGCGAAAGCGGTTTATCAATATCTTATCGCCAGCGGCATAAAAGCGCAGCGACTGGTTTACAAGGGCTATGGTAAAACACAACCCTTAGTGCCTAACACCAGCGAAGAAAACCGCAGTAAAAACCGCCGCACCGAGTTTAAAATTATCGCCAAATAA
- a CDS encoding 7-carboxy-7-deazaguanine synthase QueE codes for MAHQIPDDGTLLPLMEEFYTIQGEGYHTGKAAYFIRLGGCDVGCHWCDVKESWDAELHALTAADTIAENASRFPSKAVVVTGGEPLIYNLDYLTSQLQQKGIKTFIETSGAYPLSGHWDWICLSPKKFKGPTTSVAAKADELKVIIFNKSDFEWAEQHAKLVSPDCKLYLQPEWSKSKEMTPLIVEYVMNNPHWEISLQTHKYLNIP; via the coding sequence ATGGCACACCAAATTCCGGATGACGGCACATTGCTTCCTTTAATGGAAGAGTTTTATACGATACAGGGCGAAGGATATCACACCGGCAAGGCTGCTTATTTTATTCGCCTGGGCGGATGCGATGTGGGTTGCCATTGGTGCGATGTTAAGGAAAGCTGGGATGCGGAACTACACGCGCTTACCGCTGCCGATACCATTGCCGAAAATGCTTCCCGTTTCCCATCAAAAGCTGTAGTTGTAACTGGTGGTGAACCATTGATCTATAACCTGGATTACTTAACCAGCCAACTTCAGCAAAAAGGCATTAAAACTTTTATCGAAACATCTGGTGCCTATCCCCTTTCGGGCCATTGGGACTGGATCTGTTTGTCACCTAAAAAATTCAAGGGCCCTACAACAAGTGTTGCGGCTAAGGCTGATGAACTTAAGGTGATCATATTTAATAAATCCGACTTTGAATGGGCCGAACAGCATGCTAAACTGGTATCGCCTGATTGCAAGCTTTATTTACAGCCTGAGTGGTCAAAATCAAAAGAAATGACACCGTTAATTGTTGAGTATGTGATGAATAACCCCCATTGGGAAATATCACTACAAACACACAAGTATTTGAATATTCCTTAA
- a CDS encoding Rieske (2Fe-2S) protein, producing the protein MKWYKVPGIENSDKPFIKKVKAGNKSVCLVGYEGKIFALSAKCPHAGGDLSVGWCKDEKLICPLHRYSYDIHTGKGSTGQNDYVDVFLVEIRKDGIYVGITSFWDKIKTAFK; encoded by the coding sequence ATGAAGTGGTATAAGGTACCGGGTATTGAAAATTCAGATAAACCATTCATTAAAAAAGTAAAAGCAGGCAATAAAAGTGTTTGTTTGGTAGGATATGAGGGCAAAATATTCGCTTTATCAGCCAAATGCCCACATGCAGGTGGCGATCTGTCCGTAGGTTGGTGTAAGGATGAAAAGCTGATCTGCCCGCTGCACCGCTATTCATACGATATACATACAGGGAAAGGCAGTACTGGCCAGAATGATTATGTGGATGTTTTCCTGGTTGAAATCAGGAAAGATGGCATTTATGTTGGGATTACTTCTTTTTGGGATAAAATAAAAACGGCCTTTAAATAA
- a CDS encoding bifunctional 5,10-methylenetetrahydrofolate dehydrogenase/5,10-methenyltetrahydrofolate cyclohydrolase — MQLLDGKYVSEKLKIEIATEAAQILAETGRKPHLVAVLVGHDGGSETYVASKIKNCEAVGFKSTLVRYEGDVTEEELLKKVEELNADPDIDGIIVQLPLPKHIDPEKVTEKIDYRKDVDGFHPVNLGRMQRNLPSFIPATPFGITLMLKEYGIDTAGKHCVVVGRSNIVGSPMSILMARNTYPGNCTVTICHSRTPSIKDFTLQADILIVAIGKKNFITADMVKPGAVIIDVGMNRETSTVTKSGFKLFGDVDFENVAPKASWITPVPGGVGLMTIIGLLKNTLASAKKEVYK, encoded by the coding sequence ATGCAATTACTCGACGGAAAATACGTATCCGAAAAACTAAAAATCGAAATAGCTACAGAAGCAGCTCAGATTTTGGCAGAAACTGGCCGCAAACCGCATTTAGTAGCGGTGTTGGTTGGACATGATGGTGGCAGCGAAACTTATGTTGCAAGCAAGATAAAGAACTGTGAAGCTGTAGGCTTTAAATCAACTTTGGTACGTTACGAAGGTGACGTTACAGAAGAAGAACTGCTAAAAAAAGTTGAAGAATTGAATGCTGATCCAGATATTGACGGTATTATTGTTCAACTCCCCCTACCCAAACATATTGATCCTGAAAAAGTAACCGAAAAAATAGACTACCGTAAGGATGTTGATGGCTTTCACCCAGTGAATTTAGGGCGTATGCAACGCAATCTGCCATCATTTATCCCGGCTACACCATTCGGTATTACCTTAATGCTGAAAGAATATGGTATTGATACAGCAGGTAAGCATTGTGTTGTAGTTGGGCGCAGTAATATTGTAGGCTCGCCAATGAGCATTTTAATGGCGCGTAATACTTACCCTGGTAACTGTACCGTAACCATTTGCCACAGCCGCACGCCATCTATTAAAGACTTTACTCTACAAGCCGATATATTAATAGTAGCCATAGGCAAAAAGAACTTCATTACTGCCGACATGGTAAAACCAGGCGCTGTAATTATTGACGTGGGTATGAACAGGGAAACTTCAACCGTAACCAAATCTGGCTTTAAGCTTTTTGGTGATGTTGATTTTGAGAACGTTGCCCCAAAGGCATCTTGGATAACCCCGGTACCAGGCGGTGTAGGTTTAATGACCATTATTGGTTTGTTAAAAAACACACTGGCATCAGCTAAGAAAGAGGTTTATAAGTAA
- the lepA gene encoding translation elongation factor 4, whose product MEHIRNFCIIAHIDHGKSTLADRLLEYTNTITQRESQAQLLDDMDLERERGITIKSHAIQMNYELDGQKYTLNLIDTPGHVDFSYEVSRSIAACEGALLIVDAAQGIQAQTISNLYLALENDLEIIPVLNKMDLPGAMPEEVKDQIVELIGCKREDILAASGKTGMGVHDILRAVVERVPAPVGDPKAPLQALIFDSVFNSFRGIIAYFKVVNGEIRKGDKVKFVATEKQYLADEVGTLRLRPFPRDVIKTGDVGYIISGIKEAKEVKVGDTITTVERPCETGIQGFEEVKPMVFAGIYPVDTEDFEELRESMGKLQLNDASLVFEPESSAALGFGFRCGFLGMLHMEIIQERLEREFNMTVITTVPNVSYIAFTTKGEPVIVNNPSDLPDPSKIDYVEEPYIKATIISKSEFVGPIMSLCIQKRGFIKNQSYLTSDRVELIFEMPMGEIVFDFYDKLKTISKGYASFDYHQIGYRRSDLVRLDIRLNAEPVDALSSLIFRGNSYDFGKKICEKLRELIPRQQFEIVIQASIGAKIIARETVKALRKDVTAKCYGGDISRKRKLLEKQKKGKKRMRQVGNVEIPQSAFMAVLKLD is encoded by the coding sequence ATGGAGCACATTCGTAATTTTTGTATTATAGCGCATATCGACCACGGTAAAAGTACACTTGCCGATAGGTTATTAGAATATACCAATACCATAACCCAACGCGAATCACAAGCGCAACTGCTTGATGATATGGACCTTGAGCGTGAACGCGGTATCACCATAAAAAGCCATGCCATACAAATGAATTATGAGCTTGATGGGCAAAAATATACCCTTAACCTGATAGATACACCGGGCCACGTAGATTTTTCATACGAGGTTTCACGTTCCATAGCAGCCTGCGAAGGTGCTTTGCTTATTGTGGATGCGGCGCAGGGCATACAGGCGCAAACCATCTCCAACTTATATTTAGCTTTAGAGAATGACCTGGAGATTATCCCGGTACTAAATAAAATGGACCTCCCCGGCGCTATGCCCGAGGAAGTTAAAGACCAGATTGTTGAACTGATAGGTTGTAAACGTGAAGATATTCTGGCGGCATCAGGTAAAACAGGCATGGGCGTGCATGATATCCTGCGTGCCGTTGTTGAACGTGTCCCAGCTCCGGTTGGCGACCCCAAAGCACCATTACAGGCTTTAATATTTGATTCTGTTTTCAACTCCTTCCGTGGCATTATAGCCTACTTTAAGGTTGTTAACGGAGAGATAAGAAAAGGTGATAAAGTAAAATTTGTTGCTACTGAAAAACAGTACCTGGCCGATGAAGTAGGCACTTTAAGGCTGCGCCCTTTTCCGAGGGATGTAATTAAAACAGGTGATGTAGGTTATATCATATCCGGTATAAAAGAAGCTAAAGAAGTAAAAGTTGGGGATACCATCACAACCGTTGAACGCCCTTGCGAAACGGGTATCCAAGGTTTTGAGGAAGTAAAACCAATGGTATTTGCAGGCATTTATCCGGTTGATACCGAAGACTTTGAAGAGCTGCGCGAATCAATGGGTAAACTGCAGTTAAATGACGCTTCGCTTGTTTTCGAGCCAGAATCATCTGCCGCACTGGGCTTTGGTTTCCGTTGTGGTTTCCTGGGGATGCTACATATGGAGATCATCCAGGAACGATTGGAACGCGAGTTTAATATGACCGTTATTACAACGGTTCCTAACGTATCTTACATTGCCTTTACTACTAAAGGCGAGCCGGTAATCGTAAATAACCCATCAGACCTACCCGATCCAAGTAAAATTGATTATGTAGAAGAGCCCTATATTAAGGCTACCATTATATCAAAATCTGAATTTGTCGGGCCAATAATGTCGTTATGTATCCAAAAGCGTGGTTTTATTAAAAATCAGTCGTACTTAACATCTGATCGTGTGGAACTGATATTTGAGATGCCGATGGGTGAGATCGTATTTGATTTTTACGATAAGCTAAAAACCATTTCTAAAGGCTACGCTTCGTTTGATTACCACCAGATAGGTTATCGTCGTTCTGATTTGGTTAGACTAGACATCCGCTTAAATGCTGAACCGGTTGATGCCTTATCATCATTGATATTCCGTGGTAACTCTTATGATTTTGGTAAAAAGATCTGCGAAAAACTAAGGGAATTGATACCACGCCAACAATTTGAAATTGTTATACAAGCATCTATTGGTGCTAAAATTATAGCCCGCGAAACGGTAAAAGCCTTACGTAAGGACGTTACCGCCAAATGTTACGGTGGTGATATTTCCCGTAAGCGTAAGCTATTGGAGAAACAGAAAAAAGGTAAAAAACGCATGCGCCAGGTAGGTAACGTAGAGATACCACAATCGGCGTTTATGGCGGTACTGAAACTTGATTAG
- a CDS encoding DNA polymerase Y family protein — MNQNSIQVKAEPRVLFVDMNSFFARCEQQVNFWLRNRPVGVCVYTGKYGCVISLSTEAKERGLKAGMRLNDVMAICPDFIPVESNPVRYREFHTKIINVLKQYCQDVVPKSIDEAIINLTNYDHSDPLTIARKIKREILEKVGDYLECSVGIAPNAFLAKLASVRGKKTGGLMMINPQNIDEILSGLKLGDLPGIGANMSYRLERAGVKTPLEMRHTSPERLKAIFKSIDGIYWHYRLNFIETNIVAHDYRGMQAMRQISAEKRKNIEYIDQLFMTLCLTLEKRMVHHKFYCKSIGFTARYEDGTRWDDGFAITLPVQDAVNLMRMIRLRVEKFEKLSGTGPVFNNDITQMRVAVTNFVNTGNMFYSLFDDIERQDTALKTMHEIKNKFGSDKLIRAMEMTDSKVIKDVIGFGSVKDLTDLDYKMPVAEPSNPSPGEEYIEY, encoded by the coding sequence GTGAATCAAAACTCTATCCAGGTAAAAGCCGAGCCGCGTGTGCTGTTTGTTGATATGAACAGCTTTTTTGCCCGTTGTGAGCAACAGGTTAACTTTTGGTTGCGCAACCGCCCGGTGGGTGTTTGCGTGTATACAGGCAAATATGGCTGCGTGATATCTCTCTCAACCGAGGCAAAGGAACGCGGGTTAAAAGCTGGTATGCGCTTAAATGATGTGATGGCGATTTGCCCGGATTTTATCCCGGTTGAAAGTAACCCTGTCCGTTATCGTGAGTTCCACACCAAAATAATAAATGTGCTGAAGCAATATTGCCAGGATGTGGTGCCCAAAAGTATTGATGAGGCCATCATTAACCTCACCAATTACGACCATAGTGACCCACTCACCATCGCCCGGAAAATTAAGCGGGAAATACTGGAAAAGGTAGGCGACTATCTGGAATGCTCCGTTGGTATTGCACCTAATGCCTTTTTAGCTAAGTTGGCATCGGTACGGGGCAAAAAGACTGGCGGCTTAATGATGATAAACCCGCAAAATATTGACGAGATTTTAAGCGGCTTAAAACTGGGAGACCTGCCGGGCATAGGCGCCAACATGTCGTACCGGTTGGAACGTGCCGGCGTAAAAACCCCGCTGGAAATGCGGCATACCTCACCCGAGCGCCTGAAAGCCATCTTTAAAAGCATCGATGGCATTTACTGGCATTACCGCCTCAATTTTATTGAAACCAATATAGTGGCGCATGATTACCGTGGAATGCAGGCCATGCGGCAGATATCCGCAGAAAAAAGAAAAAATATTGAATATATCGATCAGTTATTCATGACCCTGTGCCTTACATTGGAAAAACGGATGGTACATCATAAATTCTATTGTAAATCAATCGGCTTTACCGCCCGATACGAAGATGGCACCCGCTGGGACGATGGTTTTGCTATAACCCTGCCGGTACAGGATGCCGTGAACCTGATGCGGATGATCCGCCTGCGGGTGGAGAAGTTTGAGAAATTAAGTGGTACAGGCCCGGTGTTTAACAATGACATTACCCAAATGCGTGTAGCCGTAACCAATTTTGTGAATACCGGCAATATGTTTTACAGCCTGTTTGATGATATTGAACGCCAGGATACCGCGCTCAAAACCATGCATGAGATAAAAAATAAATTTGGTTCCGACAAACTGATCCGGGCCATGGAAATGACAGACAGCAAGGTAATTAAGGATGTAATAGGCTTTGGTTCGGTTAAGGACCTAACAGACCTGGATTATAAAATGCCCGTCGCGGAGCCATCTAACCCGTCGCCGGGGGAAGAATATATAGAGTACTAA
- a CDS encoding WbqC family protein, with product MIENGAVLPMCYLPPVEYFVELNKHKPNIMIEREEHFPKQTYRNRTNIYSPDGVLVLTVPVAKGSRNHTVIKDVKISYDFKWQRLHWMGLQACYRRSAYFEFYEDAFAPFYESKETFLFDYNEQFLQLLLKLLKIKTDITYTETYEAAYPTLADLRDVISPKKEPVFAQKPYFQVFEENHGFIKNLSIVDLLFNQGPQAMNYL from the coding sequence ATGATTGAAAACGGTGCTGTTTTACCTATGTGTTATCTTCCACCGGTTGAGTACTTTGTTGAGCTGAATAAACACAAGCCCAACATCATGATTGAGCGCGAGGAACATTTTCCGAAACAAACCTATCGTAACCGTACGAACATCTATTCGCCCGATGGTGTGCTGGTACTTACAGTACCGGTTGCAAAAGGTTCAAGAAATCATACGGTAATAAAGGATGTTAAAATAAGCTACGATTTTAAATGGCAGCGCCTGCACTGGATGGGTCTGCAGGCCTGTTACCGCCGCTCTGCCTATTTTGAATTTTATGAAGATGCCTTTGCCCCGTTTTATGAAAGCAAAGAAACATTCCTGTTCGATTACAATGAGCAATTTTTACAACTATTACTAAAACTGCTTAAAATAAAAACGGATATCACCTACACAGAAACTTATGAAGCGGCCTACCCCACGCTCGCTGATCTGCGGGATGTTATCAGCCCTAAAAAAGAACCTGTATTTGCACAGAAACCCTATTTCCAGGTGTTTGAAGAGAACCACGGCTTTATAAAAAATCTGAGCATTGTTGACCTGCTGTTTAACCAGGGCCCGCAGGCGATGAATTATTTGTAA
- a CDS encoding lysophospholipid acyltransferase family protein gives MINKGLSRLGAFFLYLLSLLPFWVLYLIADFLFVVIYYITGYRRKVVQENLRNAFPEKTEKERHDIEKKYFRYLADLIVESIKMISASKETIVKHVWPTNPEVIDNYFAEGKSIIGAVGHYCNWELAGQRFGFFTENRRIIVYKPLTNDYFDQFFIKMRSRFGATLVAMKDTARAMVKYKNEISFSVLVADQTPVKHEAHYFTEFLNQPTAVFLGIEKLAKLTNSVVIFCDVKRVKRGYYTYTFVPLVENPKETAPHEITEAHVKYLESMIKREPEYWLWSHRRWKFKPEDIV, from the coding sequence ATGATAAATAAAGGGCTTTCAAGGTTAGGTGCATTCTTTTTGTACCTGCTGTCGTTATTACCCTTTTGGGTTTTATACCTCATCGCCGATTTTTTATTCGTCGTAATATACTATATAACAGGCTATAGACGCAAAGTTGTGCAGGAAAACCTGCGTAATGCCTTCCCCGAAAAAACTGAAAAAGAACGCCACGATATTGAAAAAAAATATTTCAGGTACCTGGCTGACCTGATTGTTGAAAGCATAAAAATGATAAGTGCTTCGAAAGAAACTATTGTGAAGCATGTATGGCCTACAAATCCCGAAGTAATCGATAATTACTTTGCAGAGGGCAAAAGTATAATAGGGGCCGTAGGGCATTACTGCAACTGGGAACTGGCTGGGCAGCGATTTGGCTTTTTTACGGAGAACAGGCGGATAATTGTTTATAAACCTTTAACCAACGATTATTTCGATCAGTTTTTTATTAAAATGCGTTCGCGTTTCGGCGCTACGTTGGTGGCCATGAAGGATACCGCGCGTGCTATGGTAAAATACAAAAACGAAATAAGCTTTAGTGTTTTGGTGGCTGATCAAACACCGGTTAAGCATGAGGCGCATTATTTTACTGAATTTTTGAATCAACCTACAGCAGTATTTTTAGGTATTGAGAAATTGGCTAAATTAACCAACTCGGTTGTTATATTTTGTGATGTAAAACGTGTGAAAAGAGGCTATTATACTTATACCTTTGTGCCCCTGGTGGAGAACCCGAAAGAGACAGCGCCGCATGAGATAACTGAGGCACATGTAAAGTACCTGGAAAGTATGATAAAAAGAGAACCTGAGTATTGGTTATGGTCGCACCGCAGATGGAAGTTTAAGCCGGAGGATATTGTATAA